The following proteins come from a genomic window of Novosphingobium aromaticivorans DSM 12444:
- the truA gene encoding tRNA pseudouridine(38-40) synthase TruA codes for MVDVPTRFALTLEWNGGPYMGFQRQSHGPSVQQAVEEAVHSVTGEAVALNAAGRTDTGVHALGMRAHFDLSRAFDPFRMMEALNARLRLAGHPVAVLDCIEVAPDWHARFSCTGRAYEYRIINRRAPLTLDLGRAWRIAKPLDETVMHEAAQLLVGHHDFTTFRSVHCQSASPLKTLDRLDVRRDGDRVIVEAAARSFLHHQVRSMVGCLALVGQGQWSVAQLGEALAAKDRSRLGLNAPPEGLYFVSAQYPGE; via the coding sequence TTGGTTGACGTCCCTACCCGCTTCGCGCTGACCCTCGAATGGAACGGCGGTCCCTACATGGGCTTCCAGCGCCAGTCGCACGGCCCCAGCGTCCAGCAGGCGGTGGAGGAAGCGGTCCATTCCGTCACCGGCGAGGCGGTCGCGCTCAATGCGGCGGGCCGCACCGATACCGGGGTCCATGCGCTTGGCATGCGCGCGCATTTCGACCTGTCGCGCGCCTTCGATCCGTTCCGCATGATGGAGGCGCTGAATGCGCGCCTGCGGCTTGCCGGGCACCCGGTTGCGGTGCTGGATTGCATCGAGGTGGCGCCGGACTGGCACGCCCGCTTCTCCTGCACCGGTCGTGCCTATGAATATCGCATCATCAACCGCCGCGCCCCGCTGACGCTCGATCTCGGTCGCGCGTGGCGCATCGCCAAGCCCCTTGACGAGACGGTAATGCACGAGGCGGCGCAACTGCTTGTCGGCCATCATGATTTCACCACCTTCCGTTCGGTCCATTGCCAGTCGGCCAGCCCGTTGAAGACGCTCGACCGGCTCGACGTGCGGCGCGACGGCGACCGGGTCATCGTCGAGGCCGCAGCGCGCAGCTTTCTCCACCACCAGGTCCGCTCGATGGTGGGATGCCTTGCACTGGTCGGGCAGGGGCAATGGAGCGTCGCCCAGCTGGGCGAGGCGCTGGCCGCAAAAGACCGTAGCAGATTAGGACTTAACGCGCCCCCGGAAGGCCTGTACTTCGTCTCCGCTCAATATCCCGGAGAATGA
- the fmt gene encoding methionyl-tRNA formyltransferase, which yields MRIIFMGTPDFAVPTLEALVAAGHDVVAAYSQPPRPAGRGKKLQPSPVHLAAEAHGIDVRTPVSLKGADEQTTLAAFDADVAVVAAYGLILPQAVLDAPRLGCLNVHGSLLPRWRGAAPVQRAILAGDEMTGVTIMQMERGLDTGPMLARIETPVDGKTAGDLTAELAVKGAALMVQVLADLASYPAVVQPEQGVTYAHKIDKAESRLDFTRDAVDVERQVRAFSPAPGAFFELEGERYRVLAAEVLGVAGEPGVTVDDVLAIACGTGAIRPTLIQRAGRPAMDTASLLRGRAIPGGTRLG from the coding sequence ATGCGCATCATCTTCATGGGGACGCCCGATTTCGCGGTGCCGACGCTGGAGGCGCTCGTCGCGGCCGGGCACGATGTGGTCGCCGCCTACAGCCAGCCGCCGCGTCCGGCGGGACGGGGCAAGAAGCTGCAACCCTCGCCCGTCCATCTGGCCGCCGAAGCCCACGGGATCGACGTGCGCACGCCCGTCTCTCTCAAAGGGGCGGATGAGCAGACCACGCTTGCCGCGTTCGATGCGGATGTGGCGGTCGTCGCGGCCTATGGCCTGATCCTGCCGCAGGCCGTGCTGGATGCGCCGCGCCTCGGCTGCCTCAACGTCCACGGCTCGCTCCTGCCGCGTTGGCGCGGCGCCGCGCCGGTCCAGCGCGCGATCCTCGCGGGCGACGAGATGACCGGCGTCACCATCATGCAGATGGAGCGGGGACTCGATACCGGGCCGATGCTGGCGAGGATCGAAACTCCGGTCGACGGCAAGACCGCGGGCGATCTCACCGCCGAACTTGCGGTGAAAGGTGCCGCGCTGATGGTGCAGGTGCTGGCCGACCTGGCGAGCTATCCTGCGGTGGTGCAGCCGGAGCAGGGCGTGACCTACGCCCACAAGATCGACAAGGCGGAGAGCCGGTTGGACTTCACCCGCGATGCGGTGGACGTGGAACGGCAAGTCCGCGCCTTTTCCCCGGCTCCCGGTGCCTTCTTCGAACTTGAAGGCGAACGCTACCGCGTGCTGGCGGCCGAAGTCCTCGGCGTGGCGGGCGAACCGGGCGTAACGGTCGACGACGTGCTTGCCATTGCCTGCGGCACCGGCGCGATCCGACCGACCCTGATCCAGCGCGCGGGTCGCCCGGCCATGGACACTGCCTCGCTGCTGCGCGGGCGCGCCATTCCCGGGGGAACGCGTCTTGGTTGA
- the recR gene encoding recombination mediator RecR, whose protein sequence is MASQEIEALSGALARLPGLGPRSARRAVLWLIKRRETALPQLLNALTQVQELLVECGVCGNVDTSNPCGICTDHRRDQRSICVVEEVADLWALDRARLFTGKYHVLGGRLSALEGVRPEDLTIGSLLDRVAQGGIDEVVLAMNATLEGQTTAHYIAERLEGAAVRVTQLAHGLPVGGELDYLDEGTLAQALRARRPVG, encoded by the coding sequence ATGGCATCGCAAGAGATCGAGGCACTTTCCGGCGCTCTGGCGCGACTCCCGGGGCTCGGCCCGCGCTCGGCGAGACGCGCCGTGCTGTGGCTGATCAAGCGCCGCGAAACCGCGCTGCCGCAACTGCTGAATGCCTTGACCCAAGTCCAGGAACTGCTGGTGGAGTGCGGGGTCTGCGGCAACGTCGACACTTCGAACCCCTGCGGCATCTGTACCGACCACCGCCGCGACCAGCGTTCGATCTGCGTGGTCGAGGAAGTCGCGGACCTGTGGGCGCTCGATCGCGCGCGGCTGTTCACCGGCAAGTACCATGTTCTTGGCGGCAGGCTCTCCGCGCTGGAAGGCGTGCGGCCTGAGGACCTGACCATCGGCAGCCTGCTGGACAGGGTAGCTCAGGGCGGGATCGACGAGGTCGTCCTGGCCATGAACGCCACGCTGGAAGGCCAGACCACCGCGCACTACATCGCCGAGCGGCTGGAAGGCGCGGCGGTGCGGGTGACGCAGCTTGCCCATGGCCTGCCGGTGGGGGGCGAACTCGATTATCTCGATGAAGGCACACTGGCGCAGGCCCTGCGGGCAAGGCGCCCGGTGGGCTGA
- the def gene encoding peptide deformylase, with amino-acid sequence MAIREIIEVPDPRLKQVSVPVEKFDDELKTLVEDMFETMYDAPGIGLAAIQVGVPLRVLVIDLQPDDPDAEPVACDHDGHHHHHQPTKKEPRVFINPEILDPSEEYSVYQEGCLSVPEIYAEVERPATIRARWQDLDGKVHEEQMEGLMATCLQHEMDHLEGVLFIDHLSRLKRNMALKKLEKLRKAA; translated from the coding sequence ATGGCCATCCGCGAAATCATCGAAGTCCCCGACCCGCGCCTGAAGCAGGTCTCCGTCCCCGTCGAGAAGTTCGACGACGAGCTGAAGACGCTTGTCGAGGACATGTTCGAAACGATGTACGATGCCCCCGGCATCGGCCTCGCCGCGATCCAGGTGGGCGTGCCCCTGCGCGTGCTGGTGATCGACCTCCAGCCCGACGATCCCGACGCCGAGCCGGTCGCCTGCGACCATGACGGCCACCATCACCACCACCAGCCGACGAAGAAGGAGCCGCGGGTCTTCATCAACCCCGAGATCCTCGATCCGTCGGAAGAATACAGCGTCTACCAGGAAGGCTGTCTCTCGGTCCCCGAGATCTACGCCGAGGTGGAACGCCCCGCCACGATCCGCGCGCGCTGGCAGGATCTAGACGGCAAGGTCCACGAGGAGCAGATGGAAGGCCTGATGGCCACTTGCCTCCAGCACGAGATGGACCATCTCGAGGGCGTGCTGTTCATCGACCACCTCTCGCGCCTCAAGCGCAACATGGCGCTCAAGAAGCTGGAAAAGCTGCGCAAGGCGGCGTGA
- the rmuC gene encoding DNA recombination protein RmuC, producing MDSALLVVVALVIGLGIGWFLGSRPTAEWRARHDQRDADAKAHEGTIKAMTVDLAATVEQKKALEASLAELQDVRRQRDELAPALAAARQRASDADQVRAELAQVRDDREALRADLERLKADAENFAEQKRLLIEAQEALRKEFENAGNKVLEKAQETFLARAQSRFEESEKTSAERLKSLLAPVDQRLKSYEEQVQNLEKQRVDSFGQLTGLIQSMRDGQEAVRAAAAQLGNSLRNGPKTRGRWGELQLRNVLEQCGLSEHTDFITEHSVETDEGRLRPDAIVRVPGNKLLVIDAKVSLNAYQDAFEAEDDDTRKIALNAHVQSMRNHIQTLGAKSYQSQFEEAPDYVLMFVPGEHFIAAALERDPTLWDFAFERRVLLASPTNLVAIARTVAQVWRQDGLAREAREIGRMGGELYDRLAVAAEHLKRVGSGLDSAVSNYNKFVGSFERNVLSAGRRLKDKHIEIGKRELEEVPLVESAPRYADAEPAAIAAVPDDEGTIAAE from the coding sequence GTGGATTCTGCCCTGCTCGTCGTTGTTGCACTCGTGATCGGCCTCGGGATCGGCTGGTTCCTCGGCTCGCGTCCAACAGCCGAATGGCGCGCGCGGCATGACCAGCGCGATGCCGATGCCAAGGCGCACGAAGGCACGATCAAGGCGATGACCGTCGATCTTGCCGCCACGGTCGAACAGAAGAAGGCGCTGGAAGCCAGCCTCGCCGAATTGCAGGACGTGCGCCGCCAGCGCGACGAACTTGCCCCGGCCCTCGCTGCTGCCCGACAGCGCGCTTCGGATGCCGATCAGGTGCGCGCCGAACTGGCGCAGGTGCGCGATGATCGTGAAGCCCTGCGCGCGGATCTCGAACGCCTGAAGGCTGACGCCGAGAACTTCGCCGAGCAGAAGCGCCTGCTGATCGAAGCGCAGGAAGCGCTGCGCAAGGAGTTCGAGAACGCCGGCAACAAGGTGCTGGAGAAGGCGCAGGAGACCTTCCTGGCCCGCGCGCAGTCGCGCTTCGAGGAAAGCGAGAAGACCAGCGCCGAACGGCTCAAGTCGCTGCTCGCGCCGGTCGACCAGCGGCTGAAGAGCTACGAGGAGCAGGTCCAGAACCTCGAGAAACAGCGGGTCGATTCGTTCGGCCAGCTTACCGGCCTGATCCAGTCGATGCGCGACGGGCAGGAAGCGGTGCGGGCCGCCGCTGCCCAGCTCGGCAACAGCTTGCGCAATGGTCCCAAGACCCGCGGACGCTGGGGCGAACTTCAGTTGCGCAACGTGCTGGAACAGTGCGGCCTTTCCGAACACACCGATTTCATCACCGAACATTCGGTCGAGACCGATGAAGGGCGCCTGCGCCCCGACGCCATCGTGCGCGTGCCCGGCAACAAGTTGCTGGTGATCGATGCCAAGGTATCGCTCAACGCTTACCAGGACGCCTTCGAGGCGGAGGACGACGATACCCGCAAGATCGCGCTCAATGCCCACGTCCAGTCGATGCGCAACCATATCCAGACGCTGGGCGCAAAGTCCTACCAGTCGCAGTTCGAGGAAGCGCCGGACTATGTGCTGATGTTCGTGCCCGGCGAGCACTTCATCGCCGCCGCGCTGGAGCGCGATCCCACGTTGTGGGACTTCGCGTTCGAGCGCCGCGTCCTGCTGGCAAGCCCGACCAACCTCGTCGCCATCGCCCGCACCGTCGCGCAGGTATGGCGACAGGACGGCCTTGCCCGCGAGGCGCGCGAGATCGGCCGCATGGGCGGCGAGCTTTACGACCGGCTGGCGGTTGCCGCCGAACACCTCAAGCGTGTCGGCAGCGGGCTCGACAGTGCGGTCAGCAATTACAACAAGTTCGTCGGCAGCTTCGAACGCAATGTGCTGTCGGCAGGTCGCCGCCTGAAGGACAAGCACATCGAGATCGGCAAGCGCGAACTTGAAGAAGTGCCGCTTGTCGAATCCGCGCCCCGTTATGCCGATGCGGAACCGGCGGCGATTGCCGCGGTTCCGGACGATGAAGGGACGATAGCAGCGGAATGA
- a CDS encoding META domain-containing protein, whose product MRSVLALIVASVTLGGCATAPSGGEGLSGTHWAIVRIDGAAPVAPAKAAMRFDEDRLGANVGCNGIGGEYRVEGGRLIAGPLMATRMFCEGPVWQQEEAVNALLSAAPEISRRGRSMRLTSGGHALDLQLKAE is encoded by the coding sequence ATGCGCAGTGTCCTTGCCCTTATCGTCGCCAGCGTCACCCTTGGCGGTTGCGCGACCGCCCCTTCCGGCGGCGAAGGACTCTCGGGCACGCATTGGGCCATCGTGCGGATCGACGGCGCGGCGCCAGTCGCGCCAGCAAAGGCCGCGATGCGCTTCGACGAGGACAGGCTCGGCGCGAACGTCGGATGCAACGGGATCGGCGGGGAATACCGGGTAGAGGGCGGGCGGTTGATCGCCGGCCCCCTGATGGCGACGCGGATGTTCTGCGAAGGCCCGGTGTGGCAGCAGGAAGAAGCGGTGAACGCGCTGCTTTCGGCGGCTCCCGAGATTTCGCGCAGGGGCCGTTCGATGCGGCTGACGTCGGGCGGCCACGCGCTCGATCTCCAACTCAAGGCGGAATAA
- a CDS encoding TrmH family RNA methyltransferase yields MTRKIITGYSNPTVKFVRSLREKKHRRRERKFLAEGLRLLTDAREGGRLPEILLMAEGREAHPLLDELEQAVDAAGGEVIELPLDILSKVTGKENPQAVAGVFAEWDTSIRLIDRNAAPIWLVAHAMRDPGNLGTMLRTADAVGAGGLILIDDCVDPFSVEAVRASMGAIFTEKLAQARWDEFIAWLRAGEGQLVAASLRDAVPYRGAPYVAPCFVMVGNESRGLPEDYELACDLRVTMPMKGRADSLNAAVAGAVLAYEVLATLER; encoded by the coding sequence ATGACCCGCAAGATCATCACCGGCTATTCCAACCCGACGGTAAAGTTCGTCCGCAGCCTGCGCGAGAAGAAGCATCGGCGGCGCGAGCGCAAGTTCCTTGCCGAGGGACTGCGCCTGCTGACGGATGCACGTGAAGGCGGGCGGCTGCCGGAAATCCTCCTGATGGCCGAAGGGCGCGAAGCCCATCCGCTGCTGGACGAACTGGAACAGGCGGTGGACGCAGCCGGCGGCGAGGTGATCGAACTGCCGCTGGATATCCTGTCCAAGGTCACCGGCAAGGAAAACCCGCAGGCCGTCGCCGGGGTCTTCGCGGAATGGGACACATCTATCAGGCTGATAGATCGCAACGCCGCGCCGATCTGGCTGGTCGCCCATGCGATGCGCGATCCCGGGAACCTCGGCACCATGCTGCGCACCGCCGACGCGGTGGGCGCGGGCGGGCTCATCCTGATCGACGATTGCGTCGACCCCTTCTCGGTCGAGGCGGTGCGCGCCAGCATGGGTGCGATCTTTACCGAAAAGCTTGCCCAGGCGCGGTGGGACGAGTTCATCGCCTGGCTGCGCGCGGGTGAGGGGCAGCTGGTTGCCGCTTCCCTGCGCGATGCCGTGCCTTATCGCGGCGCGCCATACGTCGCGCCATGCTTCGTCATGGTCGGCAACGAATCGCGGGGCCTGCCCGAAGATTACGAACTGGCTTGCGACCTGCGCGTGACGATGCCGATGAAGGGCCGGGCCGACAGCCTGAACGCGGCCGTGGCAGGCGCGGTACTCGCTTACGAAGTGCTTGCCACGCTCGAGCGATAG
- a CDS encoding HPr family phosphocarrier protein — MAEQGAQQGYVTRETVTIVNQRGLHARASAKFVNAVAKLPEGFDVTVAKDGTDANGASILGLMMLGAARGDTVDVAVAGPEGEADAILMKLTGLIKDGFGED, encoded by the coding sequence ATGGCGGAACAGGGCGCGCAGCAGGGATACGTCACTCGCGAAACGGTGACGATCGTCAACCAGCGCGGCCTTCATGCCCGGGCCAGCGCGAAGTTCGTGAATGCCGTGGCCAAGCTGCCCGAGGGCTTCGACGTGACCGTCGCCAAGGATGGGACTGATGCCAATGGCGCCTCGATCCTGGGACTGATGATGCTGGGCGCCGCCCGGGGCGACACTGTCGACGTAGCTGTTGCCGGGCCCGAGGGCGAGGCCGACGCGATCCTGATGAAGCTCACCGGCCTGATCAAGGACGGCTTCGGGGAAGACTGA